The Natrinema pellirubrum DSM 15624 region CTCGAGTCGAAAGAAAATTCGGGATTGCAACTCGTCGGAACCGAACCGACGGGAACGTTATCCGAAGAGTTCGCCAAGACCCTCGCCGTCGGCCTCGTCGTCTTCGTCGTCGTCGTCCGTCGTGTCCGGCACGTCGCTGGTCTCTTCGGCTTCCTCGGCTTCGTCGTCGCCGTCGTCGTCGGCAGCTTCCTCGGCACCTGCAGCGCCGCCCGCGGCGGCCCCGCCGGCGGGGACGGCTGCGGCCTCGGAGACCGCGTCGTCGATGTCGACGTCCTCGAGCGCGGCGACGAGGGCCTTGACGCGGGACTCCTCGACGTCGACGCCCGCAGCGTCGAGCACGTTCGTCAGGTTGTCTTCGTTGATCTCTTCGCCCGATTCGTTCAGGATGAGTGCAGCGTATACGTATTCCATTGTTGGGTCCTCCGTTAGTTATCCGAACATCTCGCCGAGACCGGCCGCGCCGTCACCGTCGTCTTCGTCGTCATCGTCGTCGGTGTCGGTGTCTTCGGTCTCGGCCTCCTCTGTCTGGTCGTCTGCCGATTCGTCGTCAGCGTCGCCCTCATCGGCGGCCGCCGGCTGGGCGGCCGCGTCGACGTCCTGCAGTTCCTCGGGCAGGGCGTCCTCGTCGTCGATCTGGGCCGCGAGCGCACGCAGCTGTGCGTCGGCCTTGCTGACGAGGTCGGGCATCAGCTCTTCGTCCTCGATGGCGGCCTGCAGGCCGAGGCTCTTGGCCTCGCCCGTGGCCTTGGCGATGAGCGTCGGGGCCGTACTCGCGGTCGGGAAGCTCGCGTTGATCGCGAGGTTCCGTGCGCGGGCGGCGGCCGTCGACACGTCGCTCTCGTAGGCCTCGACGTCGATGTCGAGGTCCTCGGGGTCGAAGCGAACGCCGTCGGCGACGACGGCGCGCAGGTCGAGCCCGACTTCCTTGGGCTCGATCCCGAGTTCGTTGAGGACGTTCGCCAGATCCGCGGAGACTTCCTCGCCGGCCTCGAGGACCGTCGAGTCCTCCATGACCTGAATCGAGCCGTCCTCGATGCGCGCGTTCGCGCCGATGCTCTGGAGTTCGCCGACGAACGGCCCCGGATCGACACCGGTGTCCCCTTCGGGGATCACGATGTCGTTCGGCGCAACCTCGCCCTCGTTGATCGGTGCCGGCGTCTTCGACGCCTCGAGTTCCTTGTACAGCGAGAACGGGTTCTCGTTCGTGCCGACGATACCGACCTGGCCCTCGACGTGTTCGACGAGGTCACCGAAGCCGGCGTCTTCCAGCGCGCGGGACTGCAGCGTGTTGCGGCTGACCCGCAGCTGGGCCGTGCCGTACAGGTCCCGGCGCATGTCCTGGAGCTGTTTCGAGGGGATGCCGGCGATGCCGACGATGCCGACGCTGTCGTAGCGCTCGATGATCTCCTCGAGCTCCGCGACTTCTTCTTTCTTCCACTGGGGAAGGTTCTCGGTCTTGCGTTCGGCCTGTGCGCTCATTTAGGCCACCTCCACGGACGGCCCCATCGTCGTCTTCACGTAGACGGCGTCGATGTTCTGGGGGCCCTTCTCGAGGTCGGCGTGCAGGCGTCGCAGGATGACGTCGATGTTGTCGCCGATGTCCTCGGCGTCCATGTCTTCGGCACCGACGAGGGTGTGGAACGTTCGTCGGTCGCCGGAGCGAAGCTGCACGGTGTTTTTGAGCCGGTTGACGGTTTCGACGACGTCGTCGTCGGGCGAGAGCGGGTCCGGCATCTTCCCTCGGGGACCGAGAATGGTACCCAGGTGCCGGGCGATGTCTTGCATCATCGCCTCTTCGGCGATGAAGAAGTCCGTCTCGTCGGCCATGTCTTTGGCCTCGTCGTCGTCCAGATCCGCGACGTCATCGGCCGAGAGAACCTCGTCCGCCGCCTCTTCGGCGCGGACTGCGGTCTCTCCCTCGGCGATGACGACGATGCGGGTCTCCTGGCCGGTTCCGGCCGGCAGGACGATCGACTCGTCAACGCGGTTCGACGGTTCGTTCAGGTCTAAGTCGCGCAGATTAATCGCGAGGTCTACCGTCTCGGTAAAGTTCCGGTCCGGCGAGTCCTCGAGTGCGCGGGCTACTGCTGTTTCAATATCCGAATCTGCCATCGTTCACCTCCGTAGTACGCAGGACTGCTCCTACGGGTCAGTGAAACAGGCGATGCCTGTCTCTTTTGAACCAAGTGCGATGCTGGACTTAAACCCGTCGAACTACCCGCGCGCTCGCGTCAGGGCCGAACGCGGCGATCCCCCGACGCGTACTCGGATCGGAGTCGATGAACGGGCCGCGAGTCCGTTCCGTCAGCGCAGCGATCAGTTTCGTAAGGCATCATTACAGTCAATTTCACCGAAAGTTCTATTATGCGTTGTCGTATACCATTCGTCTATGTGGCCATTAGACTTATATATCAGTATCGGGCCGGCAGTACTCGGCTCGATCGCCATGCCGGCGGCCGGCGGTGAACTCGAGGCGTATCGATCGCTCGACCCGCTCTTGCGGGCGGGGATTCAGTTCGCGGGGACGGTCCTCGTCGCGATGGTCGTGCTGGGGCTGCTCCAGAACTTCGGGACGCAGGCGATCTCGAAGTCCCGCCGCAGTCCGGTCATCTCGATCTGTCTCGGACTGCCGAGCCTGCTCGTCGTCGCCGGGCTCGCGGGGACGGGGTATCTCATCGTCGATACGAGCGTCGGGACGTTCTTCGGCATCCCGCTTGTCATCCTCGGGGTGACGGTCCTGCCGGCCGTGATCGCGATCGGATTCACCGCGCTCGGGCGCAACGCGGCCGCGATCGTCGGCCGCGATCGTCTCTGGACCGGTATTCTGGTCGGCGGGCTCATCCACGGGGCCGCCGGCCTGGTGTTCCCGGCGACGGTGGCCGTCGCCGCCCTCGCCGGCGCGCTCGGCATCGGTGCCAGCGTCCGCGTGCTGGTCGGCGGCGTCGGCGCGGCCCGCCCCGACGACCGGACCGTCCCGCCTGCGAACAAGATCTGAATCGGCCCACCACCCCCGCCGGCGCTTCACGTCCTCTATACCGTTCCGACGACTCGTAGCCTCGCGTGAGCGCATGCGACAGAAGACAGCACTGTCGGGTTTGCAACGACGTGCGCGGCTACGCACGCGACATCGGAAACGACAAAACTCGATCGGCCCGTGATTACGCTGCCGCTTCGTCGACGAGTACGTCGTCGTACTCGCCGTCGTCGACGCGCTCTTTGAACTCTCGAGCGTCGTTGCCCTCGATGGTGACGCCCATCGAGGCACAGGTACCGACGACTTCCTTCGCCGCGTTGCGGAGGTCGTAGGCCAGCAGGTCGGGGTGTTTCTGCTCGGCGATCTGTTTGACCTGATCGACCGAGAGGTCGGCGAC contains the following coding sequences:
- a CDS encoding 50S ribosomal protein L1 — encoded protein: MADSDIETAVARALEDSPDRNFTETVDLAINLRDLDLNEPSNRVDESIVLPAGTGQETRIVVIAEGETAVRAEEAADEVLSADDVADLDDDEAKDMADETDFFIAEEAMMQDIARHLGTILGPRGKMPDPLSPDDDVVETVNRLKNTVQLRSGDRRTFHTLVGAEDMDAEDIGDNIDVILRRLHADLEKGPQNIDAVYVKTTMGPSVEVA
- a CDS encoding 50S ribosomal protein L10, giving the protein MSAQAERKTENLPQWKKEEVAELEEIIERYDSVGIVGIAGIPSKQLQDMRRDLYGTAQLRVSRNTLQSRALEDAGFGDLVEHVEGQVGIVGTNENPFSLYKELEASKTPAPINEGEVAPNDIVIPEGDTGVDPGPFVGELQSIGANARIEDGSIQVMEDSTVLEAGEEVSADLANVLNELGIEPKEVGLDLRAVVADGVRFDPEDLDIDVEAYESDVSTAAARARNLAINASFPTASTAPTLIAKATGEAKSLGLQAAIEDEELMPDLVSKADAQLRALAAQIDDEDALPEELQDVDAAAQPAAADEGDADDESADDQTEEAETEDTDTDDDDDEDDGDGAAGLGEMFG
- the rpl12p gene encoding 50S ribosomal protein P1, which encodes MEYVYAALILNESGEEINEDNLTNVLDAAGVDVEESRVKALVAALEDVDIDDAVSEAAAVPAGGAAAGGAAGAEEAADDDGDDEAEEAEETSDVPDTTDDDDEDDEADGEGLGELFG